One window from the genome of [Clostridium] celerecrescens 18A encodes:
- a CDS encoding sensor histidine kinase, translating to MDIKLKNRHRISILLAVIVILSAASVMVGLYPFFKNESARYEEPVYEQDAFLNHLVLGNYVLYLEQAQYEQGSIISPFQFYFPLAEEELRNSMNGQTAALEGDTEVISGEDTITAAGEEFHESPVQEDRNEYLRDLRQSCIQEYESWSRNFNGIRNYMDYQILDESGRVLTDHAGGRSIGKSDEYKFKAMLRYDDLGRMETGAVSGDNTVRLLNTLGTLGNKDPMSDCYWDQYRYETDLKLKNPRNVTFAYGMRAQQIAEYEEERETVWSAYNYSGSVSRIFLGLICAVAIAAFFFSCFDPDLPEYSRILRTPFEIVAGVGCGAVLFGTGLTNLVAITNRGDLYDALMRANFLPLVAGIMIKLWNLMWWSIPFAIVYWAVLCVRDVIHIGLKRYLYERTLCGWFWQWMKNLCRKVYLFVGNINLQERSDRTIFRIVGVNFIILSVLCSLWFFGIGALILYSIILFIVMRKYYRDLSDKYQILLRATNQIAEGNLEVAIEEDLSVFEPFKKEIQKIQSGFKVAVGEEVKSQKLKTDLISNMSHDLKTPLTAIITYVNLLRDDRVTPEQRRAYIDILEQKSMRLKALIEDLFEISKANSNNVTLNLEDVDIVSLLKEVSLELSDIIEESTIDFRWNLPDEKIVLPLDSQKTYRIFDNLLTNIIKYAMPNTRAYIDMKKEGGYVVTTLKNVSAAELTFNPDEITERFVRGDQARNTEGSGLGMAIAKSFVELQNGRLQIEVEADLFRVIIRWPISED from the coding sequence TTGGATATAAAATTGAAAAACAGGCATAGGATCAGCATACTTCTGGCGGTGATCGTTATTTTATCGGCTGCATCTGTCATGGTGGGGCTTTATCCGTTTTTTAAAAATGAATCGGCCAGATACGAGGAACCTGTTTATGAACAGGATGCGTTCCTTAACCATTTGGTACTGGGCAATTATGTGCTTTATCTGGAGCAGGCTCAGTATGAACAGGGCAGCATTATTTCTCCCTTCCAGTTTTATTTCCCTCTGGCAGAGGAAGAATTAAGGAACAGTATGAACGGCCAGACGGCAGCTTTGGAAGGAGATACGGAGGTTATATCAGGAGAGGATACCATCACTGCTGCAGGGGAAGAATTTCATGAATCGCCAGTCCAGGAGGATCGCAATGAGTATTTAAGGGATCTGCGCCAAAGCTGTATCCAGGAATACGAATCCTGGAGCCGGAATTTTAACGGCATTAGAAATTATATGGATTATCAGATTCTTGATGAGAGCGGCAGAGTTTTGACAGATCATGCGGGAGGCCGTTCCATAGGAAAGAGCGATGAATATAAGTTCAAGGCAATGCTTCGCTATGATGACCTTGGGCGGATGGAAACCGGGGCTGTAAGTGGAGATAACACGGTCAGGCTGTTAAATACCCTTGGAACCCTGGGGAATAAGGACCCCATGAGTGATTGCTATTGGGATCAGTATCGATACGAGACAGATTTAAAGCTGAAAAATCCAAGAAATGTTACCTTTGCTTATGGAATGAGGGCTCAGCAGATTGCTGAATATGAAGAGGAAAGAGAAACCGTCTGGAGTGCTTATAATTATTCGGGCAGCGTTTCCAGGATCTTTCTGGGTCTGATCTGCGCCGTAGCGATAGCAGCCTTTTTCTTTTCCTGTTTTGACCCGGATTTACCAGAGTACAGTAGGATTTTACGAACGCCTTTTGAGATCGTCGCAGGAGTCGGCTGCGGTGCCGTATTATTCGGAACCGGACTTACCAATCTTGTGGCGATAACGAACCGGGGAGATTTGTATGACGCTCTTATGAGGGCCAATTTCCTGCCTTTGGTGGCAGGGATTATGATAAAGCTTTGGAATTTAATGTGGTGGTCCATTCCCTTTGCAATCGTCTACTGGGCGGTTTTATGTGTGCGTGACGTCATACACATTGGACTGAAGCGTTACCTTTACGAACGGACCCTGTGCGGCTGGTTTTGGCAATGGATGAAAAACCTTTGCCGTAAAGTTTATCTGTTTGTAGGGAATATTAACCTGCAGGAACGGTCGGACCGGACTATTTTCCGGATTGTGGGAGTGAACTTTATCATTTTGTCTGTTCTTTGCAGCCTTTGGTTTTTTGGAATCGGTGCTTTGATCCTTTATTCTATTATTTTGTTTATTGTGATGAGGAAATACTATAGGGATTTAAGTGACAAATACCAAATTTTATTAAGGGCGACAAACCAGATTGCCGAGGGAAATTTAGAGGTTGCCATAGAAGAAGACTTAAGCGTGTTTGAGCCATTTAAGAAGGAGATACAGAAGATACAAAGCGGATTCAAGGTTGCTGTGGGGGAAGAGGTGAAAAGCCAGAAGCTTAAGACTGATTTGATCAGCAATATGTCACATGATCTGAAAACTCCTTTGACGGCTATTATTACTTATGTAAACTTACTGCGGGATGATCGTGTGACACCGGAGCAGAGGAGGGCTTATATTGACATTCTGGAACAGAAGTCGATGCGTTTGAAAGCACTTATTGAGGACTTGTTTGAAATCAGCAAGGCGAACAGCAATAATGTGACTCTGAATTTAGAGGATGTGGATATTGTCAGTCTGTTAAAGGAGGTGAGCCTGGAACTTAGTGATATAATTGAAGAATCTACCATTGATTTCAGGTGGAACCTGCCGGATGAAAAGATCGTTTTGCCTTTGGACAGCCAGAAGACTTATCGGATATTTGATAATTTGTTGACAAATATTATAAAATATGCAATGCCAAATACCCGGGCTTATATTGATATGAAGAAGGAAGGCGGTTATGTGGTCACTACATTAAAGAATGTTTCGGCTGCAGAGCTTACTTTTAATCCGGATGAAATAACCGAACGGTTTGTCAGAGGAGACCAGGCACGGAATACGGAGGGCTCCGGTCTTGGAATGGCAATTGCGAAAAGCTTTGTGGA
- a CDS encoding response regulator transcription factor — protein sequence MEANHILLVEDDKEIREGIEIYLRSQGYEVFQAADGVEGLKVLEREEIHLAIVDVMMPRMDGITMTVKLRETHDFPVIILSAKSEEVDKIMGLNIGADDYVSKPFTPMELLARVNSQLRRYKKYMDMLEAKEQREKSNVYSIGGLELNEDTVEVTVDEKPAKLTPIEFKILALLMKNPGRVFSAEEIYERVWNERAINTDTIMVHVRKIREKIEINPKEPKYLKVVWGVGYKIEKQA from the coding sequence ATGGAAGCAAACCACATCTTATTGGTAGAGGATGATAAAGAAATCAGAGAGGGAATAGAGATATATTTAAGGAGCCAGGGATACGAGGTGTTCCAGGCGGCAGATGGTGTGGAAGGTCTTAAGGTTTTGGAGCGGGAAGAGATTCATCTGGCGATTGTGGATGTGATGATGCCCCGGATGGACGGCATTACTATGACCGTAAAATTAAGAGAGACCCATGATTTTCCTGTGATCATCTTATCGGCGAAGTCTGAAGAAGTGGATAAAATCATGGGGCTTAATATCGGCGCCGATGATTATGTTTCAAAACCGTTTACCCCTATGGAGCTGTTAGCAAGGGTAAATTCCCAGCTCAGGCGTTATAAAAAGTATATGGATATGCTGGAAGCAAAGGAGCAGAGGGAGAAAAGCAATGTTTATTCCATCGGCGGACTGGAGCTTAATGAGGATACGGTGGAAGTGACCGTTGACGAAAAACCGGCGAAACTGACTCCCATTGAATTTAAGATACTGGCTCTTCTTATGAAAAATCCGGGAAGGGTGTTCTCCGCAGAAGAGATTTATGAGCGGGTCTGGAATGAACGGGCCATTAACACGGATACGATCATGGTTCATGTAAGGAAAATCAGAGAAAAGATCGAGATCAACCCGAAGGAGCCGAAATATTTAAAGGTGGTGTGGGGAGTTGGATATAAAATTGAAAAACAGGCATAG
- a CDS encoding 3'-5' exoribonuclease YhaM family protein: protein MRYVESFREGMHVSDVYLCKNKQIALTKSGKEYGNLILQDKTGTVDAKIWDLGSPGIGNFETLDYVYIDADVTVFQNSHQLNIKRIRKADEGEFVPGDYLPVSSKNIGLMYEEFLGFIRTIKNPHLRMLLESFFVEDAAFAKAFQFHSAAKSVHHGFVGGLLEHTLSVVKLCDYYAGYYPYINRDLLITAAMFHDIGKTRELSTFPENDYTDDGQLLGHIIIGTEMVGERIRSMEGFPEKTASELKHCILAHHGELEYGSPKKPALIEALALNFADNTDAKMETMIEVLKGAGDNNGWLGYNRLMESNLRKTSE from the coding sequence ATGAGGTATGTAGAATCATTCCGTGAGGGAATGCATGTATCAGATGTGTATTTATGCAAAAATAAGCAGATTGCCCTTACGAAATCGGGAAAAGAATATGGAAACCTGATTCTTCAGGATAAGACCGGAACTGTGGATGCCAAGATCTGGGATCTGGGATCTCCGGGAATCGGGAACTTTGAAACTCTGGATTATGTATACATAGATGCAGATGTTACCGTTTTCCAGAATTCCCACCAGTTAAATATCAAGCGGATCCGGAAAGCGGATGAGGGAGAATTTGTTCCCGGTGATTACCTTCCGGTTTCCTCTAAGAATATCGGTCTTATGTACGAGGAGTTTCTGGGCTTTATCCGGACAATTAAGAATCCTCATTTAAGAATGCTCTTGGAAAGCTTTTTTGTGGAGGATGCCGCTTTTGCTAAGGCATTTCAGTTCCACTCTGCGGCAAAAAGTGTTCACCACGGCTTTGTGGGCGGACTTTTGGAGCATACCTTAAGTGTTGTGAAGCTGTGTGATTATTATGCCGGCTACTATCCGTACATTAACCGGGATTTGCTAATAACTGCAGCCATGTTTCATGATATCGGAAAAACCAGGGAACTTTCTACATTCCCGGAAAACGACTATACCGATGACGGGCAGCTTCTGGGACACATCATCATTGGAACGGAAATGGTGGGAGAGAGGATCCGGTCGATGGAAGGCTTTCCGGAAAAGACGGCTTCCGAACTGAAGCACTGCATTCTGGCCCATCACGGGGAGCTGGAATACGGTTCTCCGAAGAAACCGGCTTTGATCGAGGCACTGGCGTTAAATTTTGCAGATAATACAGATGCCAAGATGGAGACCATGATCGAGGTGTTAAAGGGCGCAGGAGATAATAACGGATGGCTGGGATATAACCGGTTGATGGAAAGCAATTTACGAAAGACATCCGAATAA
- a CDS encoding S1C family serine protease, with protein sequence MPENNGPDDRKTEPRQFINEKIVRQPMSKRDMLKRALGLFATAVIFGIIAAVTFAVSRPVAERFFAKGSTSESIPVTIPKDDPETMPSEVETGSAAETEPIEDILKSAMEKYPFSVDDLNTLYGSLRTLVQKADKGIVTVHSVKTQTDWFNNPVENSSLFSGVIIATANQELLVLTPDGAVEDAEAIRVAFSDGTEVQGTIKQTDKLSGMAIVSVSTADLGRALLEEIKAIELGNSYSVKQGDLVVAIGGPAGMVHSVGYGFISYITKNVQITDGMTRILYSDVKGSAGTGTFLMNTSGQIIGWVTDEHKNDSSKDMTAAMAISDYKSILGKMSNGVSYPYFGIKGQEVSAVMNSNGMPLGVYVVDVNADSPAYNAGIQCGDIIRTMGKETIVTMKDFQSVLENSNPGDVIPVSVSRNGREEYKEIQFQVTIGAR encoded by the coding sequence ATGCCGGAAAATAACGGGCCAGATGATAGAAAGACGGAGCCCCGTCAGTTTATCAATGAAAAGATAGTGAGACAGCCCATGTCAAAAAGGGATATGTTAAAAAGGGCCTTGGGCCTTTTTGCGACTGCTGTTATTTTCGGAATTATTGCAGCTGTTACATTTGCCGTATCCCGACCTGTAGCTGAGCGATTTTTTGCAAAGGGGTCCACCAGTGAAAGTATTCCTGTGACCATACCAAAGGATGATCCTGAAACTATGCCTTCCGAGGTTGAGACCGGGTCTGCAGCTGAGACAGAACCGATTGAGGATATTTTAAAGTCCGCTATGGAGAAATATCCATTTTCAGTAGATGATTTAAATACTCTTTACGGAAGCCTTAGGACTCTGGTCCAGAAAGCGGACAAGGGGATTGTAACGGTCCATTCCGTAAAAACCCAGACAGACTGGTTTAATAACCCTGTGGAAAACTCCAGCCTGTTTTCAGGAGTGATTATAGCTACTGCAAATCAAGAACTTCTGGTACTGACACCGGATGGAGCTGTGGAGGATGCGGAAGCGATTCGTGTGGCATTTTCCGACGGGACAGAAGTCCAGGGAACCATCAAGCAGACCGATAAGCTTTCTGGAATGGCCATCGTAAGCGTTTCCACGGCTGATCTTGGAAGAGCTTTGTTAGAGGAGATTAAAGCTATCGAGCTGGGAAATTCCTATTCCGTAAAGCAGGGGGATCTGGTTGTGGCCATTGGCGGCCCTGCCGGCATGGTCCATTCTGTTGGATATGGATTTATATCGTATATAACGAAAAATGTGCAGATTACCGATGGTATGACACGTATCCTGTATTCTGATGTGAAGGGAAGTGCCGGGACCGGCACATTCCTTATGAACACGTCAGGTCAGATCATCGGCTGGGTAACGGATGAACATAAGAATGATAGCAGTAAGGATATGACAGCAGCTATGGCCATATCCGATTATAAGAGTATTCTGGGAAAAATGAGCAATGGGGTGTCATATCCATACTTTGGTATCAAAGGACAGGAAGTAAGCGCTGTCATGAATAGCAACGGTATGCCTCTTGGGGTGTATGTGGTTGATGTGAATGCAGACAGCCCTGCCTATAATGCCGGGATCCAGTGCGGCGATATCATAAGGACCATGGGAAAGGAAACCATTGTTACCATGAAGGACTTTCAGTCGGTGCTCGAAAATTCCAATCCAGGAGATGTGATTCCTGTGAGTGTTTCTCGCAATGGAAGGGAAGAATATAAAGAGATACAGTTTCAGGTAACCATTGGAGCCAGGTAA
- a CDS encoding endonuclease MutS2 yields the protein MNQKALKTLEYHKIIAQLAEYASSDSGKALCRNLVPSTDYQEIVRSQSETTDAATRVRQKGGISFGGVKDIRPSIKRLDVGSSLGIVEILSISSLLTASARAKAYGRHEDSELPDDSLEEFFRMLEPLTPVNTEIKRCIISEEEVSDDASPGLHHVRRSMRSINDKIHTQLNSILNSNRTYLQDAVITMRDGRYCLPVKSEHKSQVSGMVHDQSSTGSTLFIEPMAIVKLNNDLRALEIQEQKEIEMILADLSNQLAPYLTELETNFEILTKLDFIFAKAALSKHYNASEPEFNTERIINIKDGRHPLLDPAKVVPISIHLGRDFDLLIVTGPNTGGKTVSLKTVGLFTLMGQSGLHIPAFDGSQLAVFDEVFADIGDEQSIEQSLSTFSSHMTNIVQILGQADSNSLCLFDELGAGTDPTEGAALAISILSFLHNMKCRTMATTHYSELKVFALTTPGVENACCEFNVETLRPTYRLLIGVPGKSNAFAISKKLGLPDYIIEDAKTNLEAKDETFEDLLTHLEQNRVTIEKERIQIASYKQEVEQLKARLTQKEERLDERRDQMIRAAKEEAQRILRDAKDTADQTIRNINKLAADSGVSKELEEQRSKLRSKLQDVDSSLSLKNEKKQPGKKIDPKKLKLGDGVKVLSMNLNGTVSSLPNAKGDLYVQMGILRSLVNLSDLELLHEESVSTPASGGSRKSGSGSSSTRMSKSFTISPEINLIGMTTDEAIPQLDKYLDDAYLAHLPQVRVVHGRGTGALKNAVHKHLKKLKYVKEFRLGAFGEGDSGVTIVSFK from the coding sequence ATGAATCAGAAAGCATTAAAAACTTTAGAATATCATAAAATCATTGCACAGCTTGCGGAATACGCTTCCAGCGATTCTGGCAAGGCGCTGTGCCGTAATCTGGTCCCATCAACGGACTACCAGGAAATCGTGAGATCCCAGAGCGAAACGACCGATGCCGCTACAAGAGTGCGCCAGAAAGGCGGCATCTCCTTTGGAGGCGTAAAAGACATCCGGCCATCCATAAAACGTCTGGACGTTGGAAGCTCTCTGGGGATTGTGGAGATTCTTTCCATCAGTTCCCTTCTTACCGCCTCAGCAAGGGCGAAAGCCTACGGACGCCATGAGGACTCAGAGCTGCCGGATGATTCACTGGAGGAATTCTTCCGGATGCTGGAACCGTTAACCCCGGTCAACACAGAAATCAAACGCTGCATCATCTCTGAAGAGGAGGTCAGCGATGACGCCAGCCCGGGACTTCATCATGTAAGGCGCTCCATGCGTTCTATTAATGATAAGATCCATACCCAGTTAAACTCCATTTTAAATTCCAACCGGACTTATCTACAGGACGCGGTGATCACCATGAGGGATGGACGTTACTGTCTCCCGGTGAAATCCGAGCATAAATCCCAGGTGTCAGGCATGGTTCACGACCAGTCCTCCACAGGTTCCACACTTTTTATCGAACCAATGGCTATCGTGAAGCTTAATAATGATTTAAGGGCCCTGGAAATCCAGGAACAGAAAGAAATCGAAATGATCCTGGCCGATTTAAGCAACCAGCTGGCTCCCTATCTCACGGAGCTGGAAACGAATTTTGAGATTCTGACCAAGCTGGATTTTATTTTTGCAAAAGCAGCCTTATCCAAACATTACAATGCAAGCGAACCGGAATTTAACACAGAGCGGATCATAAACATTAAGGATGGACGCCATCCCCTGCTTGACCCAGCTAAGGTGGTTCCCATCAGCATCCATCTGGGCCGGGACTTTGATCTGTTAATCGTAACCGGACCAAATACCGGAGGAAAAACAGTTTCCTTAAAGACAGTGGGCTTATTTACCCTTATGGGACAGTCCGGCCTTCATATACCGGCATTTGACGGCTCCCAGCTGGCGGTGTTTGATGAAGTGTTCGCAGATATCGGAGATGAACAGAGCATTGAGCAGAGTTTAAGTACTTTTTCCAGCCATATGACCAACATTGTCCAGATCCTGGGCCAGGCAGACAGCAATTCTCTCTGCCTGTTTGATGAACTTGGAGCTGGAACCGATCCAACGGAGGGAGCGGCCCTTGCCATCTCCATACTGTCATTTCTCCATAATATGAAATGCCGCACCATGGCCACCACCCACTACAGTGAGCTAAAGGTGTTCGCCCTCACAACCCCAGGCGTAGAAAATGCCTGCTGTGAATTTAACGTAGAAACCTTAAGACCTACCTACCGCCTTTTAATCGGCGTGCCGGGTAAAAGTAATGCCTTTGCCATTTCTAAAAAGCTGGGACTTCCAGATTATATTATTGAAGATGCGAAAACCAACCTTGAGGCAAAGGATGAAACCTTCGAAGACCTTTTGACCCATCTGGAACAAAACCGCGTCACCATTGAAAAGGAACGGATCCAGATCGCCTCCTATAAGCAGGAGGTAGAACAGTTGAAAGCCCGGCTGACCCAGAAGGAAGAACGGCTTGATGAACGCCGGGATCAGATGATACGGGCAGCCAAAGAGGAAGCACAGAGGATCCTCCGGGATGCCAAGGATACGGCAGACCAGACCATACGGAACATTAACAAGCTGGCCGCAGACTCCGGCGTAAGTAAGGAGCTGGAGGAACAGCGGAGCAAGTTAAGAAGCAAACTTCAGGATGTGGATTCTTCCCTTTCCCTGAAAAATGAGAAAAAGCAGCCGGGAAAGAAGATCGATCCTAAAAAACTGAAGCTGGGAGACGGTGTAAAGGTCTTAAGCATGAACTTGAACGGGACGGTAAGCTCTCTTCCCAATGCAAAAGGCGATCTGTATGTACAGATGGGAATTCTCCGTTCCCTGGTCAACCTTTCGGATTTAGAGCTTCTCCACGAGGAGTCTGTTTCCACTCCCGCCTCTGGCGGTTCCAGGAAATCAGGAAGCGGAAGCAGCTCTACACGTATGTCCAAATCCTTTACCATCTCTCCGGAGATTAACCTGATCGGAATGACAACGGATGAAGCCATCCCCCAGCTGGACAAATATTTAGACGATGCCTACCTGGCCCACCTTCCCCAGGTGCGTGTGGTACATGGCCGGGGAACGGGAGCCTTAAAAAATGCGGTGCACAAGCACTTAAAGAAGTTAAAGTATGTGAAGGAATTCCGGCTTGGTGCCTTTGGCGAAGGGGATTCCGGCGTAACCATCGTTTCATTTAAGTAA
- a CDS encoding response regulator transcription factor gives MAEKQRILIVDDDSNIAELISLYLLKECYETEIVGDGEEALRVFPEFRPHLVLLDLMLPGMDGYQVCREMRSSSQVPIIMLSAKGEVFDKVLGLELGADDYMIKPFDSKELVARVKAVLRRYQTNPVPAALHTDHQGDYVEYPDLIVNLTNYSVIYMGHSIEMPPKELELLYFLAASPNQVFTREQLLDHIWGYEYIGDTRTVDVHIKRLREKIKDHAGWALTTVWGIGYKFEVKR, from the coding sequence ATGGCAGAAAAACAGCGGATATTGATTGTAGACGATGACAGCAACATCGCGGAATTAATTTCCCTATATTTGTTAAAAGAATGCTATGAAACAGAAATCGTAGGCGACGGAGAGGAGGCGCTCCGGGTATTTCCTGAGTTCCGTCCCCACCTGGTGCTTTTAGATCTGATGCTTCCCGGCATGGACGGCTACCAGGTCTGCCGGGAGATGCGTTCCTCCTCCCAAGTCCCCATCATCATGCTGTCCGCCAAGGGAGAGGTCTTTGACAAGGTTCTGGGCCTGGAACTGGGCGCTGACGACTACATGATCAAACCTTTTGATTCCAAGGAACTGGTGGCCCGAGTAAAGGCCGTTTTAAGACGTTACCAGACAAACCCTGTTCCTGCCGCTCTTCATACGGATCATCAGGGCGATTATGTAGAATATCCGGACCTCATTGTTAACCTGACGAATTATTCGGTTATCTATATGGGGCATTCCATCGAGATGCCGCCCAAGGAACTGGAGCTTCTTTATTTCCTGGCAGCCTCACCAAACCAGGTGTTTACAAGAGAGCAGCTTTTGGATCACATTTGGGGATACGAATACATCGGTGATACCAGAACCGTAGATGTCCATATCAAACGGCTTCGTGAAAAAATCAAGGATCACGCAGGCTGGGCACTGACAACGGTATGGGGAATCGGATATAAATTCGAAGTAAAGAGGTAA
- a CDS encoding HAMP domain-containing sensor histidine kinase has protein sequence MTHSLYYKFVLGYLLFGLLGFVTIATFSSEITDQYLLGRRSEALYDEANQIASSYSGMYQGKDMKLTSSYPELVKEGNYLHAQIWIVDRQGKVVSDSAQSDKQGQVIENFDPTSMGNKSYTIGDYYDQFSYDVLSVHAPITGNYNTYGYVVIHLPLSYLKMERDGILNIVYVTSAVVFGLSLIILLVFTRNVYFPLKKITAGANEYAQGNLAHHIEVNTRDEMGYLAATLNYMSAELGKMEEYQKTFIANVSHDFRSPLTSIKGYLEAILDGTIPPEMHEKYLNRVISETERLNKLTQGMLTLNSLDCKGYLNRASFDINRVIKDTAASFEGTCSDKNITFDLTFSESIQMVYADLGKIQQVLYNLIDNAIKFSHADSTICIQASVKYEKIFVSIKDTGIGIPKESLKKIWDRFYKSDLSRGKDKKGTGLGLAIVREIIQSHGENIDVVSTEGVGSEFIFSLPKAGAP, from the coding sequence ATGACACATTCTCTCTATTATAAATTCGTCCTGGGCTATCTGCTGTTCGGCCTCCTCGGATTTGTTACCATTGCTACCTTTTCTTCTGAAATCACAGACCAATATCTCCTTGGCCGCCGTTCCGAAGCCCTGTATGACGAAGCCAATCAGATTGCCTCCTCCTATAGCGGCATGTACCAAGGCAAGGACATGAAGCTGACCTCCTCCTATCCGGAGCTGGTGAAGGAAGGCAATTATCTTCATGCGCAGATTTGGATCGTAGACCGGCAGGGTAAAGTGGTATCCGATAGTGCACAGTCCGACAAGCAGGGACAGGTCATCGAAAACTTTGACCCTACCTCAATGGGAAACAAGTCCTACACCATTGGTGACTACTATGATCAATTCTCCTATGATGTATTAAGCGTCCATGCGCCTATTACAGGGAACTATAACACATATGGCTATGTGGTAATTCACCTGCCGCTGTCCTATTTGAAAATGGAGAGGGACGGGATCTTAAACATCGTTTACGTCACATCAGCGGTTGTGTTTGGCCTCTCTCTGATTATCCTCCTTGTTTTTACCAGGAATGTTTATTTTCCTCTTAAAAAAATCACGGCAGGAGCAAACGAATACGCCCAGGGGAACTTAGCTCACCACATTGAGGTGAATACAAGAGATGAAATGGGCTATCTTGCCGCCACGCTTAACTATATGTCCGCCGAACTTGGGAAGATGGAGGAATATCAGAAAACCTTTATCGCCAATGTTTCCCATGATTTCCGCTCTCCATTGACCTCCATTAAGGGATATCTGGAAGCCATCCTTGACGGAACCATTCCGCCGGAGATGCATGAGAAATATTTAAACAGGGTCATTTCAGAAACAGAACGATTAAACAAGCTGACCCAGGGAATGCTGACCCTTAATTCTCTGGACTGCAAAGGATATTTAAACCGCGCCAGCTTTGACATCAACCGGGTCATAAAGGATACAGCCGCTTCTTTTGAAGGAACATGCAGTGATAAAAACATTACCTTTGATCTGACCTTTTCTGAAAGCATTCAGATGGTTTATGCAGACCTTGGGAAGATACAGCAGGTGCTCTATAATCTGATAGACAACGCCATTAAATTCAGCCATGCGGATTCCACCATCTGCATACAGGCTTCAGTAAAGTATGAGAAGATCTTTGTTTCCATTAAAGATACGGGAATCGGCATACCAAAGGAAAGTTTAAAAAAGATCTGGGATCGGTTCTATAAATCGGACTTATCCAGAGGAAAAGATAAGAAGGGAACCGGACTTGGTCTTGCCATTGTCAGGGAAATTATCCAGTCCCACGGAGAGAATATTGATGTGGTCAGCACGGAAGGGGTCGGATCAGAGTTCATCTTCAGCCTGCCTAAGGCCGGAGCTCCTTAG
- the trmL gene encoding tRNA (uridine(34)/cytosine(34)/5-carboxymethylaminomethyluridine(34)-2'-O)-methyltransferase TrmL: protein MNIVLLEPEMPANTGNIGRTCVATGTKLHLIEPLGFKLNDKLIKRAGLDYWDKLDVTVYSDYQDFLNRNPGAKIYMATTKGLHVYSDVEYETDCFLMFGKESAGIPEEILLENQDQCIRIPMWGDIRSLNLSNSVSIVLYEALRQNGFERMTMTGELHHLQWKE, encoded by the coding sequence ATGAATATTGTATTATTGGAACCAGAGATGCCGGCCAACACCGGAAATATCGGCCGAACCTGCGTGGCCACAGGGACGAAGCTGCATCTGATCGAGCCTCTGGGATTTAAACTGAATGATAAACTGATTAAACGGGCCGGGCTGGACTACTGGGACAAGCTTGATGTAACGGTATACAGCGATTATCAGGATTTCCTGAACCGGAACCCCGGAGCGAAGATCTACATGGCCACCACAAAGGGACTTCATGTCTATTCCGATGTGGAGTATGAAACGGACTGCTTTCTCATGTTTGGAAAGGAAAGCGCCGGGATTCCGGAAGAGATCCTTTTGGAGAATCAGGACCAGTGTATCAGAATCCCTATGTGGGGTGATATCCGGTCTTTAAATTTATCCAACTCTGTTTCGATTGTGCTTTATGAGGCATTGAGACAGAACGGATTTGAACGTATGACCATGACGGGTGAACTTCATCACCTTCAGTGGAAGGAATAA